The DNA segment ttcttacatattcatttgtattgggacttagcccatatttcttctattataaatagagaaccttatgtttgtatttaacacaagggattaattccaatatataattttcactatcagagcaggttttctgatccttttctactttgtctttgttgtcgCCGGTGGCGGTGGCCACCGGCGGCTCCcccctaaaagtttctttttcaacctgtgcctttatacttcaatgggcaatctctggTTTCTGTCTCGCATCTGTTCGGTGTTGCTGTCCGCCACTGTCCGTTGCCGCTCGTCACCATCCGGCCGTTGTCTCTGACCACCGTCTTCGGCAACCGTCTCCGGCCGTCGTCTCCAGCCACCGTCTCCGGCACTGCCGCCGACACCTTCttcggccaccgtctccggccaccgtctccgaccaacgtctccggccaccgtctccgaccactgtctccggccaccgtcgtCGGCCACCTTCTGCGGCCACCGTCTTCGGCCACCGTCTTCGACCACCGTCTCCCGTCgtcgtctccgccacttgtgccaccgatgcaccaacacctcgtcctacctctactgcttccgctatcttctctattctgaaaggtcttcaaggacagtcagtggttaacaccaagaaatttcaacactaaaattatgggttgaaacaatttcaccaaccctttgtcaaatctgtcagatttgtttttgggtgctttgatgaataagagctcattatgatcttccactttcacggtcTGTCATCGGCACGCCGTCATTTTCGCCGTtcgtcgtgagggggagtacgtttccagccaggttttagactttcagactccactagtcaatggtggcagtccttgcagttttgtcGCTACAGGCCCCAttagtcagtgatggcagtccctgtatacaggctCCATCaatcagtgatggcagtccatgtagttttgtcgcttttagccactacaggccccaggcagtccctgtagttttgtcgcttttaacCACTACAGGCCcaatcagtcagtgatggcagttcctgtagttttgatgcaagccccatccttacttgatggcaatctagtccctggagtttgtcattgttctcctttgtcaaagttatcccacttgaagtttcacGGTGTTATTTGATGTTTCGCAGTTGTCCACTACTGTCCATAAATTGCTAGtagttgttcgtcgacatgtTATTGCGCATCTGTTTGtcgcacactcttgaagacagatcatatatttcaaattgagtttatttattccaagatTGGTTCATACAATCGGTATGCtctagcttgagggggagtgttaaagatattatatttatgttaattagggaaatatagtccctgtttattagggaaacattgttcttattttattttattttattcttacatattcatttgtatttgggcttagtccatatttcttctattataaatagagaaccctatgtgtgtatttaacacaagggattaattccaatatataattttcactatatttaacatatttgatCTATAATCCAGTCAGATTTCTTTTGGATAACTTGTTTTTAGGtcaaatgttattataaattagaatataccgatgttaaatattatagaatataaaaatcattaaccAATTGAGTCTATTAGCATTGTTGAGTTTATTATGAGATATTTTTGGATAATTATTCTCATTTTAGTATCTTGTCATTCTACTATTTGGTTATGTATCCCTACCATTTGTATGGGATTGCATTGTTCAGATATgtcatttgattttttctttccatCTTTTCTCTAAAGTTAATCCTTGGAGGAAATAAGACCAGTTCCTAGGTACAATTGTTTTTAAGACTACTTATTTCATCAATCATTGCTTGTCTCCACTTGAGATGGGATAATGTATCACCTAAAGTGTTGGGAAATGGTCAAAGAAGAAAGGTAGGTATAGTACATAGAGAATGACAATGATAACCTAATGTAACATAATGACGAGACGGGTTAGGACTAGGTCAAATACCTTTTATGGATCAATGGACCACTGAAGGTCGAGGGGTATGTTTGAATTGATAAATAGTCAAACCATGGAAGAACCTAGCATGGATCTACTATATCTTCATTGATTGAATCAGTGATTAGTGTAGTTCGTGGTTGATGCTGATGTGTCTAAAGAAGTTGCTCTGTTTGTGGTCCTACTTGTGGAACATCTTGGTGTATCAAAGAGTCAGCTTGAGGCAGAGGGAATGGGAATAAGAGAATGTGTACTTATTTGGGAAGTGGAATGTGTAGTAGAGGACTCAAAGTAAGGGATGGTCtcaaaaaaaaggagagaaataCAACGATAATCTTTTTGTGATCAATTGTGACCTAGGAATACGCACCTGATTCTAAGAGCTTAGTTGTGAACAAAGTTGACCCAGATATTTGCAGGGAATAGGATGAAAAAGGATAGACAAAACAATTGAGGGCATcctattaaaagaataataagttCTAAGACAACATGCTCCGAAAAGTATGTGGGTACATGATTATTGAGAAAGAAGGACCAAAATGTGTGATGGAGAATTTCCTTAGACGCCATATGTTCCTAAAATTGTTTTAGTACAAGATCTTGCATGCATTAAGGTGATGATAGGATACATGGGAAAGGACCTAATGGGTTAGACTAGAAGGGGAGGAAGTCTATAAATAAGACCCGGTTTACTAATTAGGTTCAATAATTAGGAACCTATAAGGTGATTTACtaaagaaatttctttttttcctgaAGTGTAAAATCTttcaaaaatggaaaacaaGTTAGACATGTTTTCATTGAATATAATCATGTACATTGtaaaaaatcatcaatgaatGTTAAAGAGTGCTTAAAACTATAATAAGACACAATACGAGAAGGACTCATGAATTAAGTCGAATGGGGAGGCCACTCTTTTATTGACTCTATCAGGAAACGAATGTCAAGTAAGTTTTCCCAACTAACTGATAGGCTATTAAGAGTCTatgaaaggagaaaaaggaatttatgAAGTAGTTAGGAGGTTAGGAGGGTGCTATTGTGTTGTAACTGTTAATAGCTCAGTTAACAGTTGGTTAGTGGTAGGGGAACCTTTATAAGAAGGCTGGGGAACTCTTGTATGGGATTAGCTTGGTTAATTCTTTTGTATAGACAAGACCTCTGTATCCTGTGGAGGGAGAGTGCTCCCTTGTGAGTGTTGTTGGTGTACATTGTATTCTTGTTTATAGAAGGAATATACATACGTTTTCTTTCTTCTGTGTGAGTGTGTGCTGTGAGGAGAGTTCGTTTGATTTCTTGACTAAAGAAATCTATCACTAACACAACTCCCAATGTAAACTAGACAACTTGGACTCAGTAGGATGACTGATTTCTGAGTCTCTTCATTGAGtattgttagaataattacatctatttatcatcattaagCCTACTTAGGGTGTAGTATGAAAGTTGGCACGAGTCAGCCATAGGTTTTAGTTTAGTACCAGGATAAGTCACTAGAGGAAGCTACACAGCAAGACATTTCTATTGTTAGTAACCAATTTTTTGATTTCAACATTGATGACAAGATTGCTCTAACTATTTTTGTCTGGtagcagaaaagaaaaactgagTTTCCTAGGATTAGGAACTCTGATACCAAGTTGAAAGGGTacaatgattttattaatttctgtCAAATTATTGATCGTCCCTAAAACAGGAAATCTGTGGAATAAGGAAATACAGTACAACATCAACTTGAATCTTAAACTATTTCccaagatattttattatttgcaaCGCAAATCAGTCAGTTGTTTGAAATCAACGACAAATTTATTTAGTGTCTAATTTTAGGAAACTAATATTGAACaaattatatctaaaattaGTACAAATTCTATCAGTATTTGACGAGTGGTCTCAATTTCCTTTATCACTTGTTAAAAATCTGAACTGTGTTTTCATGTGCAGGGATGGAGTAAGTGAATCACAATTTCAACAAGTCTTGACTGTCGAGCTTGACCAGATAATAAAGGTTACAGCTTAACTCTTTCTTTGTTCAGTTTGATAATCTGTTTGATTGCTGGAAGAATCTTACGTAGACATTGTTCTGAGTGCGTGCTTAGATTacacatttttctctttaaagaaAATGGGgaaaagttaatattttctaCAGCACCTCTTGCTTTTTTGTTCACAACTTGAGTAAATTctgggaaaaaaaattaagaaaagctACTTAAAACATGCAACCAATCAAACGATGCACCTTTGTTGATGTTTTCCTAGTTCTAGGATCACGAGAAAGTGTTGTAATTTCAGGCCTATCAACGTCTGGGTGAGGATGATGTTCCCAAGTTCACCGTGATAGTGGCACAGAAAAATCATCATACTAGGCTGTTTCAGACTAAAAGTCCGGAAAATATTCCTCCAGGTGTGCTACTTGTTTTGTTTACTTGCATACAGGTAACTCAGAATcattgtaatataaattttccTCTTTAGGGACTGTTGTGGACACAGCAATCACGCATCCaagaaattatgatttttacATGTGTGCTCATGCGGGGATGATGGTAAGTGGCTTCCACTTTTTATTCCCTCTATACTTATTTGGTTTTGATTGcgatttgttttttgtttcctCACCATATAAACAGGGAACATCTAGGCCTGTACATTATCATGTGCTACTTGATGAGATTGGTTTCTCAGCAGATGGCTTACAAAATTTGATCAATTCGCTGTCCTATGTGTATGCattctttccttttgtttatGTGTTAACTCTTAATTATACTACTTAGTTCGTTTGTTTGTATACTTATTTCAGGAACCAAAGAAGCACGATTGCAACCTCAGTTGGTAATTTCATCAGAATAGTGTTTTTCTTCAGAAAAGTGTTAATACTAATTTAtcctcattttttattcttcagTGGCACCCATATGCTATGCTCATCATGCTGCAGCTCAGATTGGACAATTTTTGGATGTTAATGATTTATCAGAAACGGGCTTAAGTTCTACTGCAGAGCTTCCAAGATTGCATAAGAATATCAGGAGTTCTATGTTCTTCTGTTGATATGTAGCGTCAATGTACATTTGCTATACCTCTACACATTTGATGCTAGCAATGAAATAGTTATTTCtgcttcctttttcttaaaattgtgattttaatttggTCCCAACTTAAACGATgacaaaattctttttattccCTCTATACTTCTCAGTGAAACGTATAAACTAGATTATTTATTTCGAAACATTCCataataagatttattattatgaaattaatatttttgaataatttaagaATTGATATAAATAGAGAagattgtaaaaaataatttttttgaaaaactaacaTTTAAAGATTCTaacatgttattaaaatatcagaACAACGATTGACGTGTTCTTCATAGGCATTTAAACTATACAGTTTAAgagattaattgtttttttattttattttcgtatGTAGAGAAGGATGAAAAGAATTGAtacaatgaaaagaagaaagtatgTTTGTATCTCTTATTTCATTCAAATGAAATAAAGGAATGAACGTAAATTCATCAAAAAACTAGTCATCTAAAAGGAATGCAACTCGACGACTGCTCCTTTGGCTTTCCATCCTGagcatttaaaaatataacaaccttaatcaattcaaataaaaatttaaaaccatCAGAGCGGTGAAAAAGAGAAGCAAAAAATGTACCCACTGAGCATCCCTAAAGTAAGCATGGCTTAGAGCGGCTGCAGCAGAAATCCTGTCATTTGGGTTCATGCAAAGCAATCTCTGCAAAAACCAACAGAATTTTGGAATTCCTCCAAATTGCTTCTTTAAATACAGATATTGCATTTGGGTAAATGACTAATTATTTCTCACTACAcaaccaaaacaaaacttaCTGCTAGAAGATTCTGGCCACTTTGTTCCAGATTAGGAAACAGTTCGTCCATGCCCTGCATAGCAGTATAGAGGCACATAAATGCGTTGTAACTTTCAAAGATCGTACGAAAAAAGAGAATTGAGAAATGAGAATTTAGTACCACTGGGTTATATTTCTTGTACTTATGAATGTCAGGCAATGATTGAGTGATTCCTGGCCATGTATCCTCTGTGGGAGTACCTAACAGTCTTCACAGAAAATCTTTATTGTTTCTATTACAAACAAGAATCGAAGGAAAAAGTGAAATGGATACCTGAAAATTGACTGCAACTCATCCCGTTTCCTACTAGTATGGAATAGAGGTCCTCCAGTTAGCATCTCAGCAAATACACAGCCAGCACCCCACAAATCAATTGGAGATGAATATTGATAGTTGTCGAACAACACTTCAGGTGCCCTGTACCAGGCAGTTCCTACCTGAATACTGTATTAGTGACTTCTCCACTACATCAATAACACTTTTATCTCTATaccaaaactaaaacaaaatagttGCAAGTTTCTTTccgtatttttcatttttgtactAAAATAAATACGCATAcctaaattaattgaaaattatatgaaatgtaaagatttaattaatattgtctTGAATTCTAAAATGTCTTTcaagaattttatatatataaaaaattaatttaaataaaatagttttaaggttttttattttattctacatTACAACAAATATTAAGGAAAAttacataaaagtaaaatattattaataaaagactaaTAAACATTAtctttaattcttaataatctataaatcaaacacattttaaaatctcatgattaaaagcaaatgaaagaagtagatatttcttattttacatATGAAAGAGGGACCATGATTTCTTACCAGAAATATTTACATATAGTCTATCTCTATGTACATATGCAAATAAATGATAAAGCCAGCAAAGTTTACAATTCAGAGGAATAAAGGAATACTGCAAGATTTAAGATATTTATACtcctcaaaatttaaaaaacttaaaaaaataatatataattaacccAAATATGCCAGAGAAAATCACCCATTTATAAGTTCTAAATTTGCACCTGATATGAATGTTTTGTCGTTTTCGTATAATATCCAAATTTGGTGGGAACAAAATATCACAAAAGGAAACAATGTGTAGGGTTCAGTTGTGTCTAAGAAGAAATCAATGCAACAAAATGTTAGTGTGAAACTTAATGAATGTGAATACTAAAACAGCAGAAATTGTgatgaaacaacaaataataatgTTCCTTTCAAGTCAATTATACCTGCTCAGTATATGATATGTCATCTCTAAACTCTCTAGCCAAACCAAAATCCGCAAGTTTGATCCGCAAATTAGGTTCATCAACCAGCACATTGCTGGGTTTCAAATCTCTATGTAGAACCTTACGCGTAT comes from the Vigna radiata var. radiata cultivar VC1973A chromosome 2, Vradiata_ver6, whole genome shotgun sequence genome and includes:
- the LOC106755998 gene encoding cell division control protein 2 homolog; protein product: MALSIRPSPRVQPERRDFISYFDSLLARLALCSLCSRDERDYIDEVIPDFEVIDVVAHGGYGRVYRCLEPVSYNVVAVKQITILGSFQGVPAQIIREVAFLKELRHNNIVKLLNVYVRGDRYVNLVFEHLQCDLHDYIRKSRYSNSRIVKTFMHQILSALEFCHTRKVLHRDLKPSNVLVDEPNLRIKLADFGLAREFRDDISYTEQVGTAWYRAPEVLFDNYQYSSPIDLWGAGCVFAEMLTGGPLFHTSRKRDELQSIFRLLGTPTEDTWPGITQSLPDIHKYKKYNPVGMDELFPNLEQSGQNLLARLLCMNPNDRISAAAALSHAYFRDAQWDGKPKEQSSSCIPFR